A single Methanolobus sp. ZRKC5 DNA region contains:
- a CDS encoding ASCH domain-containing protein produces MTGPLEGSHPATGLCRKVKCRHLQPEEIDTVRGPRTSWYCDLTNKIPGNMGECPLDAPEEVMKVLAVRQPWASLIAMGIKVLDIRSMDCHYRGPVAIYATRRDVRRKEWKYFTEVLGRKISSLPHGKILCVVDISGTIPFDNPEKFAAYSECHYLSPFFFEEGMCVHGWIFQNVRHVEPGVGFKMPKGCINWSKIRTSVIDSYLPAAADQEVIA; encoded by the coding sequence ATGACCGGACCGCTCGAAGGATCCCATCCTGCAACAGGCCTCTGCAGGAAAGTAAAGTGCAGGCATCTCCAACCTGAAGAGATTGATACTGTAAGAGGGCCTCGTACCAGCTGGTACTGTGACCTTACCAATAAGATTCCTGGAAACATGGGAGAATGTCCTCTGGATGCTCCGGAGGAGGTCATGAAGGTCCTTGCAGTACGCCAACCCTGGGCTTCACTTATTGCCATGGGAATTAAGGTCCTGGATATCAGGTCTATGGACTGCCACTATAGGGGACCTGTGGCGATCTATGCAACCCGGCGGGATGTCCGCAGGAAGGAATGGAAATACTTCACGGAGGTCCTGGGGAGGAAGATCTCCTCACTTCCCCATGGAAAGATCTTATGCGTGGTGGATATCTCCGGAACGATTCCATTTGACAATCCGGAAAAGTTCGCTGCATACTCAGAGTGTCACTATCTCAGCCCCTTCTTTTTTGAAGAAGGAATGTGCGTACATGGCTGGATCTTCCAGAATGTAAGGCATGTGGAGCCTGGAGTAGGGTTCAAGATGCCAAAGGGCTGCATCAACTGGTCGAAGATAAGGACCTCAGTGATTGATTCTTACCTTCCTGCAGCTGCAGATCAGGAGGTGATAGCTTGA